One region of Chlorogloeopsis sp. ULAP01 genomic DNA includes:
- a CDS encoding PAS domain S-box protein has protein sequence MKRDRRGKFIRNWDSEPKQAVNLSLTSTAWQVLQQQACEYGISRSELVERYARSLQSDCGNDFDENEQDEETLQLGDRNLENNLEVLIAQRDTLQAQIEQLQRTIEVLQQQNQNQIAPGDRKVVDIIESISDAFIAFDREWRYTYVNQEAVRLLKKSKEELIGQCIWELFPDLCGTKMEQMLKKAVDEQTAFVFEDYYAPFDIWGEVHAYPSTDGLSLFVRDITERKRAEEAQDNQRQWLEAVLNLLPIPLIFVEPETARFTFSNQAVKQMAGREMPSDRSAGVYDAEFYCTDATGQLIPPDQLPAIRVARGERIDGAELNWHTPNGVYSLLVYGDTLPAMHNRPTTGVIVFQDIRDRKQVESQLQQSHRFIQQVADATPGLLYVYDLIEQRNVYVNCQITEVLGYTPTQVQAMGSELFAQLMHPDDFAILPAQIERLNQAQDGEIIELEYRMRHASGEWHWLLSRDLVFTRTDDGLPSQIIGISHDITERKRAEAALRQVEERLQLALSSAQIIAWDVDLQTNYVMCSPNALDAWGLQEATTEELLAILHPEDKQSVIEAYERALSGEESFTQEYRVISPDGAVRWFHDLGRVYLNADGQAVRIVGVSVDITARKQAEVALHLTQERYRSLAESLPQLVCTARIDGKADYCNQSWIEYTGLELTQTQGLGWLQAIHVEDRSLAVTQSMQAFKTGKPHSIELRLRRVDGVYRWHLVRIVTIKSEDGNFIGWLGTATDINDQKHIEQTQRFLAQASQTFVAASLDLQTILDTITRLVSEFTGDVCTLSLVSEDGQWLNPVSFYHIDSQVRELFGELLKNYPRRADQGMGGQVMQTGEAILLTAASPQELSAAIKPDYQVEFERFRVCSILLVPLKVQGQAIGILSLSRHYPGQPHNHDDQTLMQDLADRAAMAIANARLYEAQQRARAEAEAANRTKDEFLAVLSHELRTPLNPILGWTKLLRRGKIDASKTALALETIERNAKLQVQLIEDLLDISRILQGKLILNSCQVDLVSTINAAIETVHLAAEAKTIHIETNFAADAGNVLGDAGRLQQVFWNLLSNAVKFTPTGGRVEIRLNRSGSQAQVQVQDTGRGINPEFLPYVFDYFRQSDSSITRTFGGLGLGLAIARHIVELHGGTITAASSGMGQGATFTVSLPLMLTPTPIAEEVALTSGSLSLQGIQVLAVDDEADNLELIAFVLKQAGATVICAASAPEALQILNQTQPDILLSDIGMPQMDGYTLLRQIRAMPSQGAQIPAIALTAYAGESDQQQILAAGFRLHIPKPVDPEVLVKAIAQVVRPNE, from the coding sequence ATGAAGCGTGACAGAAGGGGTAAATTTATCCGTAATTGGGACTCTGAGCCAAAACAGGCAGTGAATTTATCGCTGACTTCAACGGCTTGGCAAGTTCTTCAGCAGCAAGCATGCGAATATGGCATTTCTCGTTCTGAATTGGTGGAACGTTATGCTCGGAGTTTGCAATCTGATTGTGGCAATGATTTTGATGAAAACGAACAAGATGAAGAAACGCTACAATTAGGCGATCGCAATTTAGAGAATAATCTAGAGGTATTAATTGCACAAAGAGATACTCTGCAAGCACAAATCGAGCAATTACAACGAACTATTGAGGTTTTACAGCAGCAAAATCAAAATCAAATAGCACCGGGCGATCGCAAAGTTGTTGACATTATTGAAAGTATTAGCGATGCATTTATTGCATTTGATCGCGAATGGCGCTATACCTACGTCAATCAGGAAGCTGTTCGACTGCTGAAAAAGAGCAAGGAAGAACTAATCGGGCAATGCATTTGGGAATTGTTTCCTGATTTATGCGGCACCAAGATGGAGCAAATGTTAAAAAAAGCGGTGGATGAACAAACCGCTTTTGTTTTTGAAGACTATTACGCTCCCTTTGACATTTGGGGAGAAGTTCATGCTTATCCTTCGACTGATGGGCTTTCCCTGTTTGTTCGGGATATAACTGAACGTAAGCGGGCTGAAGAAGCCCAAGACAATCAACGCCAATGGCTGGAAGCAGTACTCAATTTATTACCAATTCCCCTAATATTTGTTGAGCCAGAAACGGCTCGATTTACTTTCTCAAACCAAGCGGTAAAGCAAATGGCTGGCAGGGAGATGCCAAGCGATCGCTCTGCGGGGGTGTATGATGCAGAGTTTTACTGCACTGATGCCACAGGGCAACTCATACCGCCCGATCAACTTCCGGCTATTCGGGTGGCACGAGGTGAGAGGATTGACGGAGCAGAGTTGAACTGGCATACCCCAAACGGTGTTTATTCGCTACTGGTTTATGGCGATACTTTACCCGCGATGCACAATCGTCCAACAACTGGTGTGATAGTGTTTCAGGATATTCGCGATCGCAAGCAGGTGGAGTCACAACTGCAACAAAGCCACCGCTTTATTCAACAAGTCGCTGATGCCACACCTGGGCTTTTGTATGTTTATGACTTGATTGAGCAGCGTAATGTCTACGTAAATTGCCAGATTACAGAAGTATTAGGTTACACTCCAACACAAGTTCAAGCAATGGGCAGCGAGTTATTTGCCCAATTAATGCATCCAGATGATTTTGCGATTCTTCCTGCTCAAATCGAACGTTTAAATCAAGCACAAGACGGAGAAATTATCGAGCTAGAGTATCGGATGCGCCATGCCAGTGGTGAATGGCATTGGCTTTTGAGCCGGGATTTAGTTTTTACTCGTACTGATGATGGCTTACCTTCTCAAATCATAGGCATCTCCCATGATATTACTGAGCGCAAGCGAGCAGAAGCAGCCCTACGACAGGTTGAGGAACGACTGCAACTTGCTTTGTCTTCTGCCCAAATCATTGCCTGGGATGTGGATTTACAAACAAATTACGTCATGTGTTCTCCTAATGCTCTTGATGCTTGGGGGTTGCAAGAGGCTACAACAGAGGAGCTTTTGGCTATTCTCCACCCAGAGGATAAGCAAAGTGTGATCGAAGCCTATGAACGTGCGCTCTCTGGGGAAGAATCTTTTACCCAGGAATACCGAGTCATTAGTCCAGATGGGGCTGTACGATGGTTCCACGATTTAGGACGAGTTTATCTCAATGCCGATGGACAAGCAGTACGCATAGTAGGAGTATCGGTAGATATCACCGCTCGCAAGCAAGCAGAGGTTGCCCTACATCTAACTCAAGAACGCTATCGCTCATTGGCAGAATCCTTGCCGCAACTCGTGTGTACAGCACGTATTGATGGAAAGGCAGATTACTGCAACCAAAGTTGGATTGAATACACAGGGCTAGAACTAACTCAAACTCAAGGATTGGGATGGCTCCAGGCTATTCATGTTGAGGATCGCTCTTTAGCTGTGACTCAATCGATGCAAGCATTCAAAACTGGCAAGCCCCACTCTATCGAACTTCGGTTGAGACGAGTGGATGGTGTTTACCGATGGCATTTAGTGAGAATTGTCACCATCAAATCTGAGGATGGCAATTTTATTGGTTGGTTGGGAACGGCAACGGATATTAACGATCAAAAACACATTGAGCAAACTCAACGTTTTCTAGCTCAAGCATCGCAAACCTTTGTCGCAGCAAGCTTAGATTTACAAACCATTTTAGATACTATCACTCGACTAGTCAGTGAATTTACAGGCGATGTTTGTACTTTAAGTTTAGTTTCAGAAGATGGGCAATGGCTTAATCCTGTCTCTTTTTACCATATTGATTCGCAAGTCCGAGAACTCTTTGGCGAACTGCTAAAAAATTATCCTCGCCGTGCAGATCAAGGTATGGGGGGACAAGTTATGCAAACGGGAGAAGCAATACTATTAACAGCAGCATCCCCACAAGAGTTGAGTGCCGCAATCAAACCAGATTACCAAGTTGAGTTTGAGCGTTTTAGAGTTTGCAGTATATTACTTGTACCACTGAAGGTGCAAGGACAAGCAATCGGAATATTAAGCCTAAGCCGCCACTATCCAGGACAACCCCACAATCATGATGACCAAACTTTAATGCAAGACTTGGCAGATCGGGCGGCAATGGCGATCGCTAATGCTCGACTATACGAAGCCCAACAACGAGCTAGAGCCGAAGCTGAAGCTGCAAATCGTACCAAAGATGAATTTCTCGCTGTTCTCTCCCACGAATTGCGAACTCCCCTCAACCCCATTTTGGGTTGGACAAAATTACTACGCAGGGGCAAAATTGATGCCAGCAAAACAGCATTAGCCTTAGAGACAATCGAGCGTAACGCCAAGTTACAAGTCCAACTGATTGAAGATTTGCTCGATATCTCCCGTATCCTGCAAGGCAAGTTAATTTTAAATTCTTGTCAGGTGGATCTGGTATCAACAATCAATGCCGCGATTGAGACAGTACATTTGGCAGCCGAAGCCAAAACAATTCACATTGAAACTAACTTTGCCGCAGATGCGGGCAATGTTTTAGGCGATGCCGGGCGTTTGCAGCAAGTCTTCTGGAATTTGCTCTCAAATGCAGTCAAGTTTACACCTACAGGTGGTCGAGTTGAAATTCGATTAAATAGATCTGGTTCGCAAGCGCAAGTTCAAGTGCAAGACACCGGCAGAGGTATTAATCCTGAATTCTTGCCTTACGTCTTCGATTATTTTCGCCAAAGTGATAGCAGTATCACTCGCACTTTTGGCGGTTTAGGATTAGGGCTGGCGATCGCCCGTCATATTGTAGAATTGCATGGGGGTACCATCACCGCAGCCAGCTCAGGAATGGGACAAGGAGCAACGTTCACTGTTAGTTTGCCTTTGATGCTAACACCAACTCCAATAGCTGAGGAAGTAGCATTAACATCAGGCTCCCTTAGCTTACAAGGAATTCAAGTTCTAGCAGTCGATGACGAAGCAGACAATCTGGAATTAATCGCCTTTGTTCTCAAACAAGCTGGTGCTACAGTCATCTGTGCTGCTTCAGCACCAGAGGCACTGCAAATCCTGAATCAAACCCAGCCCGATATTTTGCTGAGTGATATTGGTATGCCGCAAATGGATGGCTATACATTGCTACGCCAAATTAGAGCTATGCCTTCACAGGGAGCGCAAATTCCAGCAATTGCCCTGACAGCCTATGCAGGAGAAAGCGATCAACAGCAGATACTTGCAGCTGGATTTAGGTTACACATTCCCAAACCAGTCGATCCAGAAGTATTAGTGAAGGCGATCGCTCAGGTTGTTCGTCCAAACGAATAA